In Alkalimarinus alittae, the DNA window GGCATTTAGCTATCCTGTCAAAGGAAATATTGCAACAATCACCAAGGCCCTCTACCAGCAGGTTTGTGATTGTGATGGAGTAGAAATTTATCAAGACACCTCTTCTTTAGAGAATAAGAGTGGGAATTGGCTAGTAAATAACGAAATGACAGCGCCGAAACTTATTTCTTCATTGCCTCAAAATATACTGGCCTCTTTGTTAGATATTAAGCAACGTCCTCTTGTAAAAACCTCTTATGTTCTAATTTTCATGAAGGTGGAGGATGTTTGTGATTTTAATGTTCTCTTTAATGCTGATAACTCATTTTTGTTTTTTCGTATTGTGAATAATGGACGTTTAAAGGGGGAGAGGGGGAGTAGTTATTTAGTCGTGGAGTATAATTACGATTATGTGGTGGCACAGAGCCCTGATTATTTTGAGAAAAGGGCGTATATAAAAGAAATTGAGCGGTTTTTGTCTGAATATAGCATTGTTGAATCTCCAAGGATAACTAATGTGGATGCCGTATATCTAATGAATAAGTTGGCGTTTCCGACACCTGGTAATCTGTCTTCGAATAAATATAACTTATCTCAACTTAGCAAGGTGAGAGGACTTTCTTTAATGGGCCCTTCATTGGGAATTGGAGTATCATCAATGAATAATCAGATAGTTCAAGCACTTAAATATGCATCATCAGAAGGATTAATTTAATGGATGATTATGTCTCAAAGTTAGATGCTATCGCTGAGAGTTACCATAATGCTAATGTCCCTGATAAGTTTATTGAAGAAATTTCTCAAGAGCAAAGTTTGACGTGGATTTTTGAAAAATTAGAGGGAAAGCGATGTATATTGGAATTGGGTTACGGTGATGGAATTATCAATAAACAATTACTAGCTAATGGCTTTTCAGTTGATGTTATTGAAGGATCACCTAAAGTTATAGCGCGTGCGAAAAGTGATAATCCATCGTTAAATATACAACAAACTCTTTTTGAAGCATTTCAGACTGATAAAACATATGACTGCATTCTTGCTTTGCATGTACTTGAGCATGTAGATGACCCCGTAAACTTATTGAAAATGATGGCAGGTTGGTTGTCTGAGAATGGGGAGTT includes these proteins:
- a CDS encoding class I SAM-dependent methyltransferase, whose protein sequence is MDDYVSKLDAIAESYHNANVPDKFIEEISQEQSLTWIFEKLEGKRCILELGYGDGIINKQLLANGFSVDVIEGSPKVIARAKSDNPSLNIQQTLFEAFQTDKTYDCILALHVLEHVDDPVNLLKMMAGWLSENGELVIIVPNKNSIHRQLAVEMGLQNELDDLSPRDLAVGHQRVYSHETLREDIEKAGFKVIEETGFFLKTLPNGMMLEHSHELITAMNTIADRIPRELLANIGMIIKIE
- a CDS encoding NAD(P)-binding protein, which codes for MKEYDYVILGGNLCSLVVANELASAGKRIALVAPEKSIGGHFSEYSAFGFDFDLGMVLLEFDSYMEQTSDLSLYNDVTLGRVGAFSDVVEAYLKKHVEYKRVDDIVVSNNGRITADYFISNDLSGLNDLFTSEQQTLIKAQLTDCMLVNEYHPSNKACGSNYNCVSFSASSESNHGAFLHQALFEPLVNKVTNLSSKYLLGKYHRLFWAPIYYPETLLKQFKEGDSGLSPTAFSYPVKGNIATITKALYQQVCDCDGVEIYQDTSSLENKSGNWLVNNEMTAPKLISSLPQNILASLLDIKQRPLVKTSYVLIFMKVEDVCDFNVLFNADNSFLFFRIVNNGRLKGERGSSYLVVEYNYDYVVAQSPDYFEKRAYIKEIERFLSEYSIVESPRITNVDAVYLMNKLAFPTPGNLSSNKYNLSQLSKVRGLSLMGPSLGIGVSSMNNQIVQALKYASSEGLI